A part of Rhinoderma darwinii isolate aRhiDar2 chromosome 1, aRhiDar2.hap1, whole genome shotgun sequence genomic DNA contains:
- the LOC142711616 gene encoding G-protein coupled receptor 151-like gives MSDFTFRTMNSSFSLELSGDLDSSEVGREVTVALPLFLTLICLVGFSGNLLLISILIHDFRRGKCSVVNCLVINLGATDLLLILFCIPVRIVSYAQQSWLFGSFVCRTTEWFLHSCLAVKSFTLAAIAHARYRHVLTPPKCLSFSKKPVLVTLLLTWPLSLLLPLPQLVFTQLRMVKEGLTCSFDIPDYASNFMNVFSKLYPLLAYVVPMFFSFCCYLRVLRRKDKRNRAPNPRTLSRRITSMLMSVSLAFDAMWLPEWIVWIWSRHSSYGLLQPPTALMVLAQVILFLNCTINPAVFLAVSDEFREGFKNIWSTCRQCDGSGPSRGENGSDMVSSTIPSLHDLQSTSADRASQDSKMREEKILPDVEHFWQDRRNTTAGEESDPMPWEHQEKA, from the coding sequence ATGTCGGACTTTACCTTCAGGACCATGAACAGTTCCTTCTCCCTGGAGTTGTCTGGGGACCTGGATTCTTCCGAGGTGGGTCGGGAGGTGACGGTGGCATTGCCCCTGTTTCTGACCCTCATCTGCCTGGTGGGCTTCTCAGGGAACTTGCTGCTCATCTCCATCCTCATCCACGACTTCAGGAGAGGTAAATGCTCAGTGGTCAACTGCCTGGTCATCAATCTGGGGGCCACGGACCTGCTCCTCATCCTCTTCTGCATCCCGGTGCGCATTGTCTCCTATGCCCAGCAGTCCTGGCTCTTTGGAAGTTTTGTCTGTAGAACAACAGAATGGTTCCTCCACAGCTGCCTGGCAGTCAAGAGCTTCACCCTGGCAGCCATAGCTCATGCCCGCTACAGACATGTCCTCACCCCACCAAAATGTCTAAGCTTCAGCAAGAAGCCTGTGCTGGTGACTCTGCTCCTCACTTGGCCTCTGTCTCTTCTGCTGCCTCTGCCACAGTTGGTCTTCACCCAGCTGAGGATGGTGAAGGAGGGCTTGACTTGTAGTTTTGACATCCCGGATTATGCTTCTAATTTCATGAATGTCTTCAGCAAGCTGTACCCTCTGCTGGCATATGTGGTGCCCATGTTCTTCTCCTTCTGTTGCTACTTGAGGGTTCTTAGGAGAAAAGACAAGAGGAACAGGGCGCCCAACCCGCGCACCCTCAGCCGCAGGATCACCTCCATGCTCATGAGTGTCAGCTTGGCTTTTGATGCCATGTGGCTTCCTGAATGGATTGTGTGGATCTGGTCAAGGCACAGCAGCTACGGTCTTCTCCAACCACCCACCGCTCTGATGGTCCTGGCTCAGGTCATCTTGTTCTTGAACTGCACCATCAATCCTGCTGTGTTTCTGGCTGTGTCCGATGAGTTCAGGGAAGGGTTTAAGAACATATGGAGCACATGTAGACAGTGTGATGGGTCAGGTCCATCCAGAGGAGAGAATGGCTCTGACATGGTGTCCAGCACTATTCCATCCTTGCATGACTTACAGTCCACATCTGCAGACAGAGCTTCTCAAGACTCCAAAATGAGGGAGGAGAAAATCCTTCCAGATGTGGAGCACTTCTGGCAGGACCGCAGGAACACCACAGCTGGAGAGGAAAGTGACCCCATGCCCTGGGAGCACCAGGAGAAAGCTTAA